In Ostrinia nubilalis chromosome 10, ilOstNubi1.1, whole genome shotgun sequence, a single genomic region encodes these proteins:
- the LOC135075689 gene encoding SUZ domain-containing protein 1, producing the protein MAAQDEVDVCESWEDMDEIGLDQKIKLMSPECVPEKNLKGCKVTVEDNACIGPQCVMPEPAIRILKRPSSSGSGQMNGESRARPVKTLEQRQKEYQEARLRILGEARSPEDVIDDNLSRLQDKLQANNLNDNQNSSNTSGKSKNCQNDNPKGKERKVLARLPPGATPAGVFPSPPPRGVLVIRTPRGPDGTKGFVRR; encoded by the exons atggCGGCCCAAGATGAAGTTGACGTATGTGAAAGTTGGGAGGATATGGACGAAATTGGT TTGGATCAGAAGATCAAGCTGATGTCCCCGGAGTGCGTGCCTGAGAAAAATCTTAAGGGTTGCAAGGTTACAGTTGAGGATAACGCGTGTATAGGACCCCAGTGCGTAATGCCGGAGCCAGCCATTCGTATATTGAAGCGACCCTCGTCCTCTGGCAGCGGTCAAATGAATGGCGAGAGTCGAGCGCGCCCTGTCAAAACTCTGGAACAAAGACAGAAAGAGTACCAGGAGGCTCGGCTAAGGATACTGGGCGAAGCTCGAAGCCCCGAGGACGTTATTGACGACAA ccTAAGTCGGTTACAAGACAAGCTTCAGGCAAATAATCTCAATGACAATCAAAATAGCAGTAATACTAGTGGTAAAAGtaaaaactgtcaaaatgaCAATCCCAAAGGTAAGGAACGTAAGGTCCTAGCACGGTTACCACCAGGCGCCACCCCAGCCGGGGTCTTCCCATCCCCACCTCCGCGAGGAGTACTTGTCATACGTACACCGAGAGGCCCAGACGGCACAAAAGGCTTTGTGCGAAGGTAG
- the LOC135075691 gene encoding DNA-directed RNA polymerase I subunit RPA1, with product MASRSSFSSPLSALSSVDPDAVQFLMYDDEDIRKLSMVKITNPVSFDAMGNPISGGLYDSVLGPARDRFDYCSTCDKPMLHCPGHFGHIELPLVVINPLFLKNIYSLFRISCLKCFKVQMDDKMKELLILQLKLIDAGYVTAAMDLLEIKDCSNDGNPDQAHNLIKKYKKLLKKKDPINVVFHNKNTDKLRNKVLNSFFKTINIVKKCAFCRDRLIKITTSEGRLMHSHNATDADGSFKGIKILMPDAIKRYCAKIAENNEEILVNCIPMLRNAKVKPVTDLFFMEVIPVLPPCVRPCNFLQGELIEHPQTNVYKSILQNTVTARVILQVLASEDQQSAINNLDKKPRDAYESVAGKSAAEKLHQVWQNLQKDVNNLLSCDGVGLNSQGIKQILEKKTGVIRMHMMGKRVNFAARSVITPDPNVDIDEIGVPDAFATKLTYPVPVTEWNVDELRKMIINGPNVHPGAEKLEFENGRIVRIPSDSVQKRKSIAKRLLTPDEYKTTGLKIVHRHLINGDIMILNRQPSLHKPSMMAHRARILKGEKTLRLHYANCKSYNADFDGDEMNAHFPQNEIARSEAYNILSVRKQYLVPKDGTPLSGLIQDHVISGVKMSLRGSFFTKSDYHQLVLQALSSHRGVIKLLPPTILKPVMLWSGKQILSTIIINSIPKGKPYLTLTGKAKIGAKAWQKEPPRKWKAGGTPFTNDNMMSEAEVIIRNGELLSGVLDKTHYGATPYGLVHCMYELYGGDSSSALLSAFSKVFTFYLQWIGFTLGVKDILVVEESDRKRDDYVCLVRQAGRVAAIKATELPADVDEETLIRTIGEMHAKDPKFRANLDRQYKSMLDSYTNNINKVCLTEGLLEKFPYNNLQLMVQSGAKGSTVNTMQISCLLGQIELEGKRPPLMISGRSLPSFPPYDTSPRAGGFIDGRFMTGIQPQEFFFHCMAGREGLIDTAVKTSRSGYLQRCLIKHLESLNVAYDHTVRDSDGSVVQFAYGEDGLDVLKCQYFRKDQLGFLDSNSGAVASKSAIKKLKEDIDEKSIAKATKALKKWKKKNGSPFEKVRQSGFAIFCESVKNDIKLKKKPSDKTRDPYYWELEKMWRNLDEDERRQYEKKSCPDPLPSKYSPEYKFGVLNENLDGIIQNYLKNRHESVYDSNTDKEKFLEVMKAKYLASMAAPGEPVGLLAAQSIGEPSTQMTLNTFHFAGRGDMNVTLGIPRLREILMTASAKLKTPNMDIPLRADIPGIKKKAERLRQKLNRVTVADVLEKIDVQCEIVTDPDRFLKTTMRFSFLPHAQYKPQYAVKPPQIIKHMQKKFFDEMFATIRKQVKASTGVLWSAEKEKRTRKNADKDDDIDDAPAPETEMANGGADSSDEEGPNEDDDNTDAKIRKKRAEEQEYEDPESEEEEKSDDELEIDENPDKESDDVQEVQEVPKEISEEVNKTIKSVDNATNYSFDTKNHQWCELTVDFPIDFLRVDLSQALRDAASKSVIYEVKNIKRAIVNQEKDVLYIKTEGINILQMFKYNNLLDMNKLYSNDIHAIANTYGIEAANKVIIKEIQNVFNVYGIIVDPRHLSLVADYMTFNGVFEPMSRKGMESSTSPLQQMSFESSLIFLKDAVINAKTDNLRSASSCLMLGQPCRSGTGAFSLQLSSKIVE from the exons ATGGCTTCGAGGTCTTCATTTTCGTCGCCCCTGTCGGCGCTGTCGTCAGTGGATCCTGACGCGGTCCAGTTCTTAATGTACGACGATGAAGATATTAGGAAACTTAGTATGGTGAAAATAACCAATCCTGTATCCTTTGATGCTATGGGCAACCCTATCTCTGGAGGACTGTACGACTCCGTTCTTGGACCAGCTAGAGACAGGTTTGATTATTGCTCGACCTGTGACAAACCCATGCTACATTGTCCTGGTCATTTTGGCCACATAGAACTGCCACTTGTAGTAATCAATCCATTGTTCCTCAAAAACATTTATAGTCTCTTTCGTATCAGTTGTTTGAAATGCTTCAAAGTTCAAATGGATGACAAGATGAAGGAGCTCCTTATACTGCAGCTAAAACTTATTGATGCTGGCTATGTCACTGCTGCAATGGACTTGTTGGAGATAAAAGATTGTAGCAATGACGGTAACCCGGACCAAGCACACAATCttattaaaaagtataaaaagttaCTGAAAAAGAAAGATCCTATCAATGTTGTGTTCCACAACAAAAACACAGATAAACTGCGAAATAAAGTTTTGAATAGCTTTTTCAAAACAATAAACATTGTCAAAAAGTGTGCATTCTGCAGAGACAGgctaataaaaataactacatCTGAAGGAAGGTTGATGCACAGCCACAATGCCACTGATGCAGACGGCAGTTTCAAAGGTATAAAAATCTTAATGCCAGATGCGATAAAGCGCTATTGTGCTAAAATTGCAGAGAACAATGAAGAAATTTTAGTGAATTGTATACCCATGTTGAGAAATGCAAAAGTTAAGCCTGTCACTGACTTATTCTTCATGGAGGTCATCCCTGTGCTCCCACCATGTGTCCGACCCTGCAATTTCCTTCAAGGCGAACTTATAGAACACCCACAAACCAATGTGTACAAGAGCATTCTCCAAAACACAGTCACAGCTAGAGTTATACTTCAAGTGCTAGCATCAGAAGACCAGCAATCAGCAATAAATAACTTAGATAAAAAACCAAGAGATGCTTATGAGAGTGTTGCAGGTAAATCAGCAGCTGAGAAACTTCACCAAGTTTGGCAAAACTTACAAAAAGATGTGAACAATCTTCTGAGCTGTGATGGTGTGGGACTCAACAGCCAGGGCATTAAACAAATCCTTGAAAAGAAAACTGGTGTGATCAGAATGCACATGATGGGTAAAAGGGTAAATTTTGCTGCTCGCTCTGTTATTACTCCAGACCCTAATGTAGATATCGATGAAATTGGTGTCCCAGATGCTTTTGCTACAAAGTTGACTTATCCAGTACCAGTAACTGAATGGAATGTTGATGAGCTGAGAAAAATGATTATAAATGGCCCCAATGTTCATCCAGGTGCTGAAAAACTTGAATTTGAAAATGGAAGAATTGTAAGAATCCCATCAGATTCTGTGCAGAAAAGAAAAAGTATTGCCAAAAGGTTGCTGACCCCTGATGAATACAAAACTACAGGCTTGAAAATTGTTCATAGGCATTTAATAAATGGTGACATTATGATCTTGAATCGACAGCCTTCTTTGCACAAACCCAGTATGATGGCTCACAGAGCAAGAATACTTAAAGGAGAGAAAACTTTGCGCTTGCACTATGCCAATTGTAAATCATATAACGCCGATTTTGACGGTGATGAAATGAATGCACATTTTCCACAAAATGAGATTGCAAGGAGTGAAGCATACAATATTTTGTCAGTACGTAAACAATATCTTGTACCCAAAGATGGAACACCATTGAGTGGTTTAATCCAAGATCATGTGATATCTGGTGTAAAGATGTCTCTAAGGGGttcatttttcacaaaatctgACTATCATCAGTTGGTGTTACAAGCTTTATCAAGTCACAGAGGTGTTATCAAGCTTTTGCCACCAACTATCTTGAAACCAGTGATGCTCTGGTCAGGAAAGCAAATTTTATCaacaatcatcatcaacagTATCCCAAAAGGCAAACCATACCTGACTTTGACAGGAAAAGCTAAAATTGGTGCCAAGGCATGGCAAAAGGAACCACCAAGGAAATGGAAAGCAGGAGGGACTCCTTTCACAAATGATAATATGATGAGTGAGGCTGAAGTCATCATAAGAAACGGTGAGCTCTTGAGTGGAGTATTGGACAAAACTCATTATGGTGCTACACCCTATGGCTTAGTGCATTGTATGTACGAATTATATGGAGGAGACAGTTCGAGTGCGTTACTGAGCGCATTTTCGAAAGTTTTCACGTTTTACCTCCAATGGATTGGATTCACCCTTGGTGTTAAAGATATTCTAGTAGTGGAGGAATCGGATAGAAAACGTGATGATTATGTATGTCTGGTCCGACAGGCGGGAAGAGTCGCCGCTATCAAAGCTACTGAACTGCCAGCTGATGTTGACGAAGAGACACTTATAAGAACAATTGGTGAAATGCACGCAAAAGACCCTAAATTCAGAGCAAACTTGGACAGGCAATATAAGAGTATGCTGGATTCTTACACAAACAACATAAATAAGGTTTGCTTGACTGAGGGTCTACTAGAAAAGTTCCCATACAATAACTTACAACTTATGGTGCAATCTGGTGCGAAAGGATCAACTGTAAACACCATGCAGATCTCGTGTCTGCTAGGGCAAATTGAGTTAGAAGGCAAAAGGCCTCCTCTTATGATTTCTGGTCGATCTCTTCCCAGTTTTCCTCCTTACGACACCTCGCCGAGAGCTGGAGGGTTCATAGACGGACGTTTCATGACTGGAATACAACCTCAGGAGTTCTTTTTCCATTGTATGGCTGGACGTGAAGGTCTTATCGATACTGCTGTCAAGACGAGTCGTTCTGGTTACTTACAGAGATGTTTGATCAAACACTTGGAAAGTCTGAACGTCGCTTACGATCACACGGTTAGAGATTCCGACGGCAGCGTCGTGCAATTCGCTTATGGAGAGGATGGTTTGGATGTGCTAAAATGTCAATATTTCAGAAAAGACCAGCTTGGTTTCTTAGACTCTAATTCTGGTGCAGTAGCCAGCAAATCTGCGATCAAAAAACTGAAGGAAGACATTGATGAAAAATCAATTGCTAAAGCTACTAAAGCATTGAAAAAGTGGAAGAAGAAAAATGGGAGTCCATTCGAAAAAGTTAGACAAAGTGGTTTCGCTATATTTTGTGAATCCGTTAAGAACGACATCAAGCTTAAAAAGAAGCCATCAGACAAAACGAGAGATCCGTACTATTGGGAGTTGGAAAAAATGTGGCGTAATTTGGATGAAGACGAAAGGCGTCAATATGAGAAAAAGTCCTGCCCCGATCCTTTACCCAGTAAATATTCCCCTGAATATAAATTTGGCGTGTTAAATGAAAATCTGGATGGGATTATACAGAACTACTTGAAAAATCGTCACGAAAGTGTATATGACAGCAACACTGACAAGGAAAAATTCTTGGAAGTAATGAAGGCTAAATACCTTGCATCAATGGCCGCTCCTGGTGAACCAGTCGGTCTGTTAGCCGCCCAATCCATTGGAGAGCCTTCGACTCAGATGACACTGAACACTTTCCACTTCGCCGGTCGTGGTGACATGAACGTCACCCTCGGTATTCCGCGTCTCAGAGAAATCCTTATGACAGCTTCAGCAAAACTTAAGACTCCTAACATGGACATACCTTTGAGAGCCGACATTCCAGGCATTAAAAAGAAAGCTGAACGTTTGAGACAGAAACTGAACAGAGTCACAGTAGCTGATGTACTTGAGAAAATCGACGTGCAATGTGAGATAGTCACGGACCCTGATAGGTTCTTGAAAACGACAATGCGCTTTAGCTTTTTGCCGCATGCTCAGTACAAGCCTCAGTATGCCGTGAAACCACCTCAGATAATAAAGCATATGCAGAAGAAGTTCTTTGATGAGATGTTTGCGACCATACGTAAGCAAGTGAAGGCTTCGACGGGTGTTTTGTGGTCTGCGGAGAAGGAAAAGAGAACAAGGAAAAATGCCGATAAAGATGATGACATTGATGACGCTCCAGCACCCGAAACAGAAATGGCCAATGGCGGCGCCGACAGCTCAGACGAAGAAGGACCTAATGAAGACGACGACAATACAGAT GCCAAAATAAGAAAGAAACGAGCTGAAGAGCAAGAATATGAAGACCCTGAATCGGAAGAAGAGGAAAAGTCTGACGACGAGTTAGAAATCGACGAAAACCCTGATAAAGAATCGGACGACGTTCAGGAAGTGCAAGAAGTACCTAAAGAAATCTCTGAAGAAGTTAATAAGACCATCAAGAGCGTTGACAACGCGACGAATTACTCTTTCGACACCAAAAACCACCAGTGGTGCGAACTAACGGTCGACTTCCCCATCGACTTCTTACGAGTCGATCTATCTCAGGCACTGCGTGATGCGGCTTCCAAATCCGTGATTTACGAAGTCAAGAACATAAAAAGAGCCATCGTCAACCAAGAAAAGGACGTCCTATACATAAAGACAGAAGGCATCAACATTTTACAAATGTTCAAGTACAACAATCTGCTGGATATGAACAAGTTGTACAGCAACGATATTCACGCTATAGCCAATACTTACGGTATAGAAGCAGCGAATAAAGTAATCATAAAGGAGATTCAGAACGTTTTCAATGTTTATGGTATCATCGTGGATCCTAGACATTTGTCTTTAGTAGCCGACTACATGACCTTTAATGGGGTATTTGAACCAATGAGTCGGAAAGGGATGGAGTCTTCGACGTCGCCTCTACAGCAGATGTCGTTCGAATCGTCGCTGATTTTCTTGAAAGATGCCGTGATTAATGCGAAGACGGACAACTTGCGATCGGCGTCAAGTTGCCTTATGCTAGGGCAGCCCTGTCGTAGTGGAACTGGTGCTTTTAGTCTGCAATTAAGCAGTAAAATCGTAGAATAA